In Gossypium raimondii isolate GPD5lz chromosome 12, ASM2569854v1, whole genome shotgun sequence, a single window of DNA contains:
- the LOC105765451 gene encoding F-box/kelch-repeat protein At3g23880: MNSSCSGRRLRTMASSLSLPQTTISDILSRLPVKSLTRFKSVSKDWAYLTSTPAFVSDHLRRSSSDPSLIVRCYNTQSGFDSVILLITDPTQNFACRHLAVPLDEPLPLFPKIVGSIGGLVCLDVSPCYASDFVLWNPGTKQFKRLPFPLIASTRSNPIWLVFVGFGFDSFNNDYKLVRIVSFKRNDGLPFVRAEVYSWKEGFWKELEDTVCFDSAIICGGQDGVVVVDGSLNWVAIGLQRYADRKVVISFDMRREVFKTIPLPALTRIGNVKVMSYMGLLAIAVYPLVFAANGNNMNRFEFSVLSDCEDGRKHWTNVVLAENFSKSLVPMGTWRDRELMIKQMGDRDNHPKLFLYDPIDERTKRLPIDCVDLYLQCYSHVESLVSVDGRN; the protein is encoded by the coding sequence ATGAATTCTTCTTGTTCAGGAAGAAGGCTGAGAACTATGGCTTCCTCATTGTCATTACCCCAAACTACCATTTCCGATATCCTTTCTAGATTACCCGTTAAGTCCTTGACCCGATTCAAATCCGTTTCCAAGGACTGGGCTTACCTCACTTCCACCCCAGCTTTCGTCTCCGACCATCTCCGCCGTTCTTCTTCCGACCCGTCTCTAATCGTCCGCTGTTACAACACCCAATCCGGTTTCGACTCTGTGATCTTGCTGATCACTGACCCGACCCAGAATTTCGCTTGCCGGCATTTGGCTGTTCCTTTGGATGAACCGCTTCCTCTGTTCCCGAAAATCGTGGGTTCAATCGGTGGTTTGGTTTGTCTCGATGTTTCCCCTTGTTATGCTTCTGATTTTGTTTTATGGAACCCTGGGACTAAACAATTCAAACGCTTACCTTTCCCTTTGATTGCTTCAACTAGAAGTAACCCTATTTGGTTAGTCTTTGttggttttgggtttgattCATTCAATAATGATTATAAGCTAGTTAGGATcgtttcttttaaaagaaatgatggTTTACCCTTTGTGAGAGCTGAAGTTTATTCATGGAAAGAAGGGTTTTGGAAGGAATTAGAAGATACTGTATGTTTTGATTCAGCTATAATATGTGGAGGACAAGATggtgttgttgttgttgatggtAGTTTGAATTGGGTAGCCATTGGATTACAACGATATGCCGATAGAAAGGTTGTGATTTCTTTTGATATGAGAAGGGAAGTGTTTAAGACAATACCATTGCCAGCACTGACTCGAATTGGCAATGTTAAAGTGATGTCTTACATGGGATTATTAGCTATTGCTGTATACCCTTTAGTTTTTGCAGCCAATGGTAATAATATGAACCGTTTCGAATTCTCAGTATTGAGTGATTGCGAGGATGGGAGGAAACATTGGACTAATGTTGTTTTGGCCGAGAATTTCTCAAAGTCTTTGGTTCCAATGGGGACTTGGAGAGATCGTGAACTGATGATTAAACAAATGGGTGATCGAGACAATCACCCGAAGCTTTTCTTGTATGATCCAATCGACGAACGAACTAAAAGGCTTCCGATCGATTGTGTTGATTTATATTTACAATGTTACAGTCATGTGGAGAGCTTGGTATCAGTCGATGGAAGAAACTAA